In the Sarcophilus harrisii chromosome 3, mSarHar1.11, whole genome shotgun sequence genome, one interval contains:
- the STK36 gene encoding serine/threonine-protein kinase 36 isoform X1: protein MEKYHVLEMIGEGSFGRVYKGRKKYSAQVVALKFIPKLGRSEKELRNLQREIEIMRGLRHPNIVQMLDSFETDKEVVVVTDYAEGELFQILEDDGKLPEDQVQAIAAQLVSALYYLHSHRILHRDMKPQNILLAKGGGIKLCDFGFARAMSTNTMVLTSIKGTPLYMSPELVEERPYDHTADLWSVGCILYELAVGTPPFYTTSIFQLVSLILKDPVRWPPTISQCFKSFLQGLLTKDPRQRLAWPELLYHPFIAGRVTVTSESVTSDLGTPFTSRLPPELQVLKEEQAHWLAPKSGQSRILRQARKRMTEEARQKKHLNPGLPFEQVDKAGKAVPMTALLSRLRTTSHDLNLSSGASSPEDKNEWADWVASEPPLPTRIFLDREPQVTQEYDQQFPELKREAEENMNAVNLETEEPDSDNEWQHLLEPTAPSNFQLKAPLTLLCNPDFCQRVQNQLHGAGGQVLEGILDGASRLLPALRVVKSLLISCSDSSLLYAFCREAGLPGLLLNLLRHSQSSISIQQQPWCGTFLRDLVATIQAYFASNFNLEKSQTGDSLQVFQEAANLFLNLLGKLLAQPDDAEQTLRRDGLMCFTDLCKTMDGSSLSISKSFYSSLLTTHRPVLDGLLHGMALPQLPLHTPPGAPQVSQPLREQDEDLPRAFATALAAICTLPVGLPGCWDSKEQVSRYLADQLTEEGSQLRPYLFSSLQHPSLSLHLLKVLYACCHVSENLCRRLDQEPVALESLLLLVQGKVDVMDPEEAAEATLHLLSLLVLRLQVLPPGVKKIGNELAVLFVHSPVVSLVSAAAGLLSQLSQQGVAFNLQPKEWTAAAAHALSAPAELRRTPPGGSGFYDGLLFLLLQLITQGGAEIVQDVANSELWTILWHRFFMTLRLSEEVPSSEDKRNLPSQTIPEPEWTLISPRGITALLNLALAVFTQEPHLCLPHLIQHGSILMSTLKHLLSPSFLQQLGQAPHGSELLPAVVLPVCQLLCFPFAMDVDVDILLSILTDLRDSEVPANLLQVCCRYLLLPQAELPVSLLTRLALTDSTTLNQFVAAVAASPNTITFLSAALLGDQPLLTSDILSLLAHAARVWPPTHLFFLQDLLAGPDESYWPLRCLLGHPENPVRARAYGLLGHLLHHSTALRGALQSQAGLLSLLLAGLRDKDPAVRRSASFAVGNAAYQAGPLAAALAPAVPRVTQLLGDPQTGTRRNAASALGNLGPEGLGEELLRCQVPHRLLETACGDPQPTVREAALIALRSLRQEPCIHQVLVSLDASEKLASLSSSGPLPPGSPRPSSARHCKKLIHLLRPAHST from the exons ATGGAGAAGTACCATGTGCTAGAAATGATCGGCGAGGGCTCCTTCGGAAGAGTGTACAAGGGCCGTAAAAAGTACAGCGCCCAG GTGGTGGCTCTCAAGTTCATTCCTAAGTTGGGGCGCTCAGAAAAGGAGCTGAGGAACCTACAGCGGGAAATAGAAATCATGCGGGGTCTGAGGCACCCCAACATTGTGCAGATGCTTGACAGCTTCGAGACTGACAAAGAG GTGGTAGTAGTAACGGACTACGCTGAAGGGGAGCTCTTTCAAATCCTGGAAGATGACGGGAAGCTGCCCGAAGACCAG GTCCAGGCCATCGCGGCTCAGTTGGTATCGGCCCTTTATTATCTGCACTCCCATCGTATCCTGCATCGCGACATGAAGCCACAGAACATTCTTCTCGCCAAGGGCGGCGGCATcaagctctgtgactttgg TTTTGCTCGTGCCATGAGTACAAATACGATGGTGTTGACGTCTATCAAAGGCACACCGTTGTACATGTCCCCAGAGCTGGTGGAGGAGCGCCCGTATGACCACACTGCTGACTTGTGGTCCGTGGGCTGCATCCTTTATGAACTGGCCGTGGGCACGCCACCCTTCTACACCACCAGCATCTTCCAGCTCGTCAGCCTCATCTTAAAGGACCCCGTGCGATGGCCGCCAACAATAAgccagtgctttaag AGTTTCCTGCAGGGACTGCTCACCAAGGATCCTCGTCAGCGGCTGGCCTGGCCTGAGCTCCTCTACCATCCATTCATTGCTGGCCGAGTCACCG TGACCTCTGAATCAGTGACTTCTGATCTGGGAACCCCATTCACCAGCCGACTACCCCCAGAGCTTCAGGTTCTTAAGGAAGAACAGGCACACTGGCTGGCCCCCAAGTCGGGTCAGTCCCGAATTTTGCGCCAGGCCCGGAAGCGTATGACTGAGGAGGCTAGGCAGAAG AAACATCTAAACCCTGGACTCCCCTTTGAACAAGTAGACAAAGCAGGCAAGGCGGTTCCTATGACAGCCCTCCTCTCCAGACTGAGAACTACTTCTCATGATCTCAACCTCTCATCTGGAGCCTCTTCCCCAGAGGACAAGAATGAGTGGGCAGACTGGGTGGCAAGTGAGCCTCCCCTTCCTACCCG CATCTTCCTGGACAGGGAGCCCCAAGTCACCCAGGAATACGATCAGCAATTCCCAGAACTAAAGCGAGAAGCTGAGGAGAACATGAATGCCGTGAACTTGGAGACCGAG GAGCCAGACAGTGATAATGAGTGGCAGCACCTGCTGGAGCCCACAGCACCTTCAAATTTCCAGCTGAAAGCCCCCCTCACCCTGCTCTGCAACCCTGACTTCTGCCAGCGTGTCCAGAACCAGCTCCATGGTGCTGGTGGGCAG GTCCTCGAGGGCATCCTGGATGGGGCTTCCCGATTGCTCCCTGCCCTCCGTGTTGTAAAAAGCCTCCTGATCTCCTGCAGTGACTCAAGTCTGCTGTATGCCTTCTGCCGGGAAGCTGGGCTGCCCGGCCTCCTGCTGAACCTTCTCAGACACAGCCAGAGCAGCATCAGCATCCAGCAG CAGCCCTGGTGTGGAACTTTCTTGAGGGACCTGGTGGCTACAATCCAGGCCTACTTTGCCAGCAACTTCAACCTAGAGAAAAGCCAGACGGGGGACAG CCTCCAGGTATTTCAGGAGGCAGCCAACCTTTTCCTGAACCTTTTGGGAAAGCTGCTGGCCCAGCCTGATGATGCTGAGCAGACCTTGCGCAGGGATGGTCTTATG TGCTTCACTGACTTGTGTAAGACGATGGATGGCAGCAGCCTCAGCATCTCCAAGTCCTTCTATTCCAGCCTTTTGACCACTCACAGGCCTGTGCTGGATGGCCTCCTTCATGGGATGGCCCTCCCACAACTCCCTCTTCACACACCACCAG GTGCCCCACAAGTTAGCCAGCCACTGAGGGAACAGGATGAGGATCTGCCCAGAGCCTTTGCAACTGCACTTGCTGCCATCTGCACTCTCCCAGTGGGGCTGCCTGGTTGCTGGGATTCCAAAGAACAG GTTTCCAGGTATTTGGCAGATCAGCTGACAGAAGAGGGCAGTCAGCTTCGGCCATACCTTTTCTCCAGCCTGCAGCATCCCTCTCTTTCCCTGCATCTGCTCAAG GTTCTATATGCTTGCTGTCACGTCAGTGAAAATCTCTGCAGGCGTTTAGACCAAGAGCCTGTGGCCTTAGAGTCACTACTTTTGCTAGTGCAGGGTAAG GTAGATGTAATGGATCCAGAAGAGGCTGCCGAAGCTACTCTTCATCTTCTTTCCCTCCTGGTCCTCCGGCTTCAGGTCTTACCTCCTGG GGTTAAGAAGATCGGGAATGAGCTTGCTGTTCTTTTTGTCCATTCACCTGTTGTTTCTCTTGTT AGTGCAGCGGCTGGCCTGCTGTCCCAGCTCAGCCAGCAGGGTGTGGCCTTCAATCTCCAGCCCAAGGAGTGGACTGCTGCGGCTGCACACGCTCTGTCTGCTCCTGCAGAG TTACGTCGTACTCCACCTGGTGGTTCTGGATTCTATGATGGGCTGTTGTTTCTTTTGTTGCAGCTAATCACCCAG GGTGGGGCTGAGATAGTGCAGGATGTAGCCAACTCAGAACTGTGGACCATTTTGTGGCACCGATTCTTCATGACTCTGAGGCTGTCCGAGGAGGTACCCTCCTCAGAGGACAAGAGGAACCTACCCAGCCAAACCATCCCAGAGCCTGAATGGACTCTCATCTCTCCCCGAG GTATAACCGCTCTGCTCAACCTTGCCCTGGCAGTCTTTACCCAGGAGCCCCACCTGTGTCTCCCCCACCTGATTCAGCATGGCAGCATCCTCATGTCCACTCTGAAGCACCTGTTGTCTCCCAGCTTCCTGCAACAGCTCGGGCAGGC ACCCCATGGGTCCGAGCTGCTTCCAGCAGTGGTACTTCCTGTCTGCCAGcttctctgctttccttttgCCATGGATGTGGATGTTGACATTCTTCTAAGTATCCTGACTGACCTTAGGGATTCAGAAGTGCCAGCCAATCTGCTGCAG GTCTGTTGCCGCTACCTCCTGCTCCCACAGGCTGAGCTGCCTGTCAGCCTTCTCACCCGCCTGGCCCTTACAGATTCCACCACCCTCAATCAGTTTGTAGCTGCTGTGGCTGCCTCACCGAACACCATCACCTTCCTGTCAGCCGCCTTGCTGGGTGACCAGCCCCTTCTGACCTCTGACATCCTGTCCCTCTTAGCCCATGCAGCCCGAGTCTGGCCTCCCACCCACTTGTTTTTCCTACAGGACCTCTTAGCTGGGCCTGATGAATCCTACTGGCCTCTGCGCTGCCTCCTGGGCCACCCAGAGAATCCAGTGCGTGCTCGAGCCTATGGGCTCTTGGGTCACTTGTTACATCACAGCACTGCCCTTCGGGGGGCCCTCCAGAGCCAGGCAGGACTGCTAAGCTTGCTTTTGGCTGGGCTGAGGGACAAGGACCCTGCTGTTCGCCGCAGTGCCAGCTTTGCTGTTGGGAATGCAGCCTACCAGGCTGGGCCCCTGGCAGCAGCTCTAGCGCCTGCAGTGCCTAGGGTAACCCAATTGCTAGGTGATCCTCAGACGGGCACCCGTCGTAATGCAGCTTCTGCTTTGGGCAACCTGGGCCCTGAAGGGTTAGGAGAGGAACTACTTCGGTGCCAGGTGCCCCATCGGCTCCTAGAAACGGCATGTGGGGATCCCCAACCCACAGTGAGAGAAGCTGCCCTCATTGCTCTGCGGAGCCTCCGGCAAGAGCCCTGCATCCATCAG GTGTTGGTGTCCTTGGATGCCAGTGAGAAATTAGCTTCCCTCTCATCGTCCGGCCCACTCCCTCCTGGGAGCCCCCGGCCTTCTTCTGCCAGGCACTGCAAGAAACTCATCCACCTTTTGAGACCAGCTCACAGCACGTGA